A DNA window from Ovis aries strain OAR_USU_Benz2616 breed Rambouillet chromosome 7, ARS-UI_Ramb_v3.0, whole genome shotgun sequence contains the following coding sequences:
- the PYGO1 gene encoding pygopus homolog 1 — MSAEQEKDPISLKRVRGGDSGLDGLGGPGVQLGSPDKKKRKANTQGPSFPPLSEYAPPPNPNSDHLVAANPFDDNYNTISYKPLPSSNPYLGPGYPGFGGYSTFRMPPHVPPRMSSPYCGPYSLRNQPHPFPQNPLGMGFNRPHAFNFGPHDNSSFGNPSYNNALTQNVNVPNQHFRQNPAENFNQIPPQNASQVSNPDLASNFVPGSNSNFSSPLESNHSFIPPPNTFGQAKAPPPKQDFSQGATKNTNQNSSAHPPHLNMDDTVNQSNIELKNVNRNNVVSQENSRSSSTEATNNSHANGTQSKPRQPRGATDTCTTEKSSKSALHPSRHGHSSSDPVYPCGICTNEVNDDQDAILCEASCQKWFHRICTGMTETAYGLLTAEASAVWGCDTCMADKDVQLMRTREAFGPPAVGSDG; from the exons gtGGTGATAGTGGACTGGATGGGTTAGGAGGACCAGGTGTGCAACTAGGAAGCCCAGATAAGAAAAAACGCAAGGCAAATACACAG GGGCCTTCTTTTCCTCCATTGTCTGAGTATGCTCCGCCACCGAATCCAAACTCTGACCATCTAGTGGCTGCTAATCCATTTGATGACAACTACAATACTATTTCCTATAAACCACTACCTTCATCAAATCCGTATCTTGGCCCTGGTTATCCTGGCTTTGGAGGCTACAGCACATTCAGAATGCCACCTCACGTTCCTCCAAGAATGTCTTCCCCATACTGTGGTCCTTACTCACTCAGGAATCAGCCACACCCATTTCCTCAGAATCCTTTGGGCATGGGTTTTAATCGACCTCATGCTTTTAACTTTGGGCCGCACGATAATTCAAGTTTTGGAAATCCATCTTACAATAATGCACTGACTCAGAATGTTAACGTGCCTAATCAACATTTTAGACAAAATCCTGCTGAAAACTTCAATCAGATTCCTCCACAGAATGCTAGCCAAGTATCTAACCCTGACTTGGCATCTAACTTTGTCCCTGGAAGTAATTCCAATTTTAGTTCTCCGTTAGAATCTAATCATTCTTTTATTCCTCCCCCAAACACTTTTGGTCAAGCAAAAGCACCACCCCCAAAACAAGACTTTAGTCAAGGAGCTAccaaaaacacaaatcaaaactccTCTGCTCATCCACCTCACTTAAATATGGATGACACAGTGAATCAGAGTAACATtgaattaaaaaatgtgaatCGAAACAATGTCGTCAGTCAAGAGAATAGCCGTTCGAGTAGCACTGAGGCTACAAACAACAGCCATGCAAATGGGACACAGAGTAAACCACGGCAGCCGAGAGGTGCCACAGATACATGCACCACTGAGAAAAGCAGTAAATCTGCTCTCCACCCAAGCCGCCACGGGCATTCTTCCTCTGACCCAGTGTATCCTTGTGGAATTTGTACAAATGAGGTGAATGACGATCAGGATGCCATCCTGTGTGAAGCCTCTTGTCAGAAATGGTTTCATCGGATCTGCACTGGAATGACCGAAACAGCTTATGGCCTCCTAACAGCAGAAGCGTCAGCAGTATGGGGCTGTGATACCTGTATGGCTGACAAAGATGTCCAGTTAATGCGCACTAGAGAAGCATTCGGTCCACCTGCAGTGGGCAGTGATGGCTAA